The proteins below come from a single Fusarium verticillioides 7600 chromosome 3, whole genome shotgun sequence genomic window:
- a CDS encoding hypothetical protein (At least one base has a quality score < 10), translating to MNNPNGTTAMGHDSTMAQSNGYGSDAWTSMSPYSQSPYSASPLTEYPSFGAFVNHGLPSESINRMPPPPPQTHQMLQPSPTPMAHHQLPLLNTTWPSQLTNPAPPQSYSAPPLSMTPATSAPPVEPPRLPTQHEKSRKTLTTEQKRAMCQFHEDNPGTRQADIGARFGVERSTVSKVLRHKDQYLKRDQEPENAAVKRGKGKHPDFDRTLSNYVRRQQQRGFQVSDEEIMEQARLFAHASGNQESVLNNLNSSWLQKFKQKHGIGPGKLMRRASEANIPDSARLSTLASKSSDLSPSPTGQLSPLSGSRSDEEAHADGIDFDFGYKHPESQSTTSLSSDFRDNTASSFSGTMSPTGTFTFSPDPNVGGFPMDQLRGTDYQHREKRSNTFPSLNIDYVNQVSSSTEPITPRHPPSSTAPSSALESPQHELQAPFSIDTNVNSPPPMLRRSSSNSSINRSTAATSATSSTPVDSSPVSPSQEDARRAAQTLLNYIQTAGTFDSNDYMSIVQLTKKLKIHQGRPSIGGLSRIPEGDVEAPVLLSTKMESA from the exons ATGAACAACCCCAATGGGACAACTGCAATGGGACATGATAGCACCATGGCCCAGAGTAATGGGTATGGGAGCGATGCCTGGACAAGCATGAGCCCTTACAGTCAAAGCCCATATAGCGCAAGCCCCTTGACTGAATATCCATCCTTTGGCGCCTTTGTCAATCATGGACTGCCCTCGGAGTCAATAAATCGAatgcctcctccaccacccCAAACACATCAGATGCTACAGCCATCCCCAACACCTatggctcatcatcaactgcCCCTTCTGAATACAACTTGGCCGAGCCAACTGACAAACCCGGCTCCGCCACAGAGTTACTCGGCACCACCCTTGTCAATGACACCAGCTACCAGCGCACCGCCCGTGGAGCCCCCTAGGTTACCGACACAGCACGAGAAATCGAGGAAGACTCTTACCACGGAACAGAAACGAGCCATGTGCCAATTCCATGAAGATAACCCTGGTACCCGACAAGCCGATATTGGAGCCCGATTCGGCGTTGAAAGAAG CACAGTTTCCAAGGTTTTGAGGCATAAAGATCAGTACCTAAAGCgagaccaagagccagaaaATGCCGCTGTCAAGCGTGGCAAGGGCAAACATCCAGATTTCGACCGCACACTCAGCAACTACGTCAGGAGACAGCAACAGCGAGGTTTCCAAGTcagcgacgaggagattATGGAACAGGCCAGGCTTTTTGCTCATGCGAGTGGAAACCAGGAGAGTGTCCTGAATAATTTGAATAGCAGCTGGCTGCAGAAGTTTAAACAAAAGCACGGAATTGGACCAGGCAAGTTGATGCGGCGGGCTTCAGAGGCAAATATTCCGGATAGTGCAAGACTCTCGACACTTGCCTCGAAGTCCAGCGATCTGTCGCCTTCGCCAACGGGCCAGCTTTCACCGCTTTCAGGAAGTCGAAGCGATGAGGAGGCACACGCTGATGGAATAGACTTTGACTTTGGGTATAAGCATCCCGAGTCCCAGTCAACAACCTCACTTTCGAGCGACTTTCGAGATAATAcggcctcttcattctctGGCACCATGAGCCCAACTGGAACTTTTACTTTCTCCCCCGACCCCAATGTGGGAGGATTCCCTATGGATCAACTTCGAGGTACCGATTACCAGCacagagagaaaagaagcaacACATTCCCGTCACTCAACATTGACTATGTGAATCaagtctcatcgtcaacggAACCAATaactcctcgtcatcctccatcttccaccGCACCGTCTTCGGCTTTAGAATCGCCGCAGCATGAACTTCAGGCGCCATTTAGCATCGATACCAACGTCAACTCACCCCCTCCAATGCTAcgccgcagcagcagcaactcAAGTATAAATCGATCCACAGCAGCGACAAGTGCTACCTCATCCACACCTGTTGATTCATCTCCAGTCTCGCCCTCCCAGGAGGACGCCCGCCGGGCCGCACAGACACTCCTGAATTACATCCAGACTGCTGGCACTTTCGATTCCAACGACTATATGTCAATCGTTCAGCTGACcaaaaagctcaagatccaCCAAGGTAGACCGTCGATAGGAGGACTCTCTCGAATCCCGGAAGGCGATGTTGAAGCCCCTGTCCTCCTGTCGACCAAGATGGAATCGGCTTGA